Proteins encoded together in one Desulfosporosinus meridiei DSM 13257 window:
- the dnaX gene encoding DNA polymerase III subunit gamma/tau codes for MAYLALYREWRPKLFRDIVGQEHISKTLLNALKQDKIAHAYLFSGPRGTGKTTAAKILAKALNCEQRDGQEPCNKCSSCISIDQGLAMEVFEIDAASNRGINEIRDLRENIKLSSIQGKHKVYIIDEVHMLTTEAFNALLKTLEEPPPKVVFILATTEVQKIPLTILSRVQRFEFHRISIEGIQKRLTEVCTFLKREVNPNALVVIAQKSEGGLRDALSILDQCLLQEGSIGVEEVYLVLGMVGETYSSKLVDELASDDYAKCINFLSDGIQQGRDPRQIIRELLDYLRQMLLTAATGETPMVAPHIQERLIKQSKQIGISRILKWISILLQGEGQLKYASNARLAAELLLVQTIYGTQHQQLNGQEEVLQRLSALEQQIQGVSPLNKVPREVKSPKIPNTGVLNTLNNVVKTEVVENTSSLGEQASDSNSKLTIKSIQDRWNDVMEQVKKRKKSTQAFLMEGRPVQLKGNNLVIIFREGCSFHKDKVNQAENRKTVEEVLNLMFGTTLTLQNIMENEFKTIDDQDNQELKNQEQILIDKAKDLFGSDLIEVRE; via the coding sequence ATGGCTTATTTAGCACTTTATCGTGAATGGCGCCCGAAATTGTTTAGAGATATAGTCGGACAAGAACATATCTCTAAGACGCTGCTTAATGCTCTAAAACAAGATAAAATTGCGCATGCCTACTTATTTAGTGGGCCAAGAGGTACGGGTAAAACGACTGCAGCGAAAATTTTAGCCAAGGCATTGAATTGCGAACAACGTGATGGTCAGGAACCTTGTAATAAATGCTCTTCCTGTATTAGTATTGATCAGGGCTTAGCCATGGAAGTTTTCGAGATTGATGCAGCCTCTAATCGTGGTATTAATGAAATTCGAGATTTACGCGAAAATATTAAGTTAAGTTCAATTCAAGGTAAACATAAGGTTTATATAATTGATGAAGTACATATGCTGACGACAGAGGCCTTTAATGCTTTACTTAAAACTTTGGAAGAACCTCCTCCGAAGGTTGTTTTTATTCTAGCAACCACCGAAGTTCAGAAAATCCCTTTAACAATCTTATCCCGGGTCCAACGTTTTGAATTCCATCGAATTTCAATTGAAGGTATTCAAAAGAGATTGACTGAGGTCTGTACTTTTTTAAAGCGGGAAGTTAATCCCAATGCACTGGTAGTTATTGCTCAGAAATCTGAGGGAGGACTTCGAGATGCGTTAAGTATCTTAGATCAATGTCTTCTTCAAGAGGGTTCAATAGGGGTAGAAGAAGTATATTTGGTTCTAGGTATGGTTGGTGAAACCTATAGTTCAAAATTAGTCGATGAACTTGCTTCGGATGATTATGCTAAGTGCATAAATTTTTTATCTGATGGTATTCAACAAGGGCGAGATCCTCGGCAAATTATTAGAGAACTCTTAGATTATTTACGTCAAATGCTGTTAACTGCCGCAACCGGCGAAACTCCTATGGTTGCACCACATATTCAAGAGCGGTTAATTAAACAGAGTAAACAAATTGGAATCTCTCGCATTTTGAAATGGATTTCGATACTTTTACAAGGAGAAGGTCAGCTTAAATACGCTTCTAATGCCAGATTAGCCGCGGAACTATTATTGGTGCAAACTATTTATGGAACTCAACATCAACAGTTAAATGGGCAAGAAGAGGTTTTACAAAGACTGTCTGCCCTCGAACAACAGATCCAAGGGGTATCTCCTCTCAATAAAGTTCCTCGTGAAGTGAAGTCACCTAAAATACCGAATACAGGTGTCTTAAATACTCTAAACAATGTAGTAAAAACAGAAGTAGTAGAGAACACTAGTAGTCTGGGGGAACAAGCATCCGATAGTAATTCTAAATTAACAATTAAAAGTATTCAAGATCGTTGGAATGATGTAATGGAGCAGGTCAAAAAACGCAAAAAGTCAACTCAAGCCTTTTTGATGGAAGGAAGACCTGTTCAACTTAAAGGTAATAATTTAGTAATTATTTTTCGAGAAGGATGTTCCTTTCATAAAGATAAAGTAAATCAGGCAGAAAATCGTAAGACTGTCGAAGAAGTCCTTAACCTGATGTTTGGTACAACATTGACATTACAAAATATCATGGAAAATGAATTCAAAACCATAGATGATCAGGATAACCAAGAGTTAAAAAACCAAGAACAGATTCTAATAGATAAAGCAAAAGACCTGTTTGGTTCTGATCTAATAGAGGTAAGAGAATAG
- a CDS encoding YbaB/EbfC family nucleoid-associated protein, translating into MGGGMGGNMNQMLKQAQKMQEEMARMQEELQTRTVDASSGGGMVQVVVSGKMELVDLKIKPEAVDPEDVEMLEDLVKAALNEGLRKAQEMTSNEMGKLTGGLKIPGLF; encoded by the coding sequence ATGGGTGGCGGCATGGGTGGCAATATGAACCAGATGTTGAAGCAAGCTCAAAAAATGCAAGAAGAAATGGCTAGAATGCAAGAAGAGCTTCAGACCAGAACAGTAGATGCATCTTCCGGGGGCGGAATGGTTCAAGTTGTAGTGAGTGGGAAAATGGAATTAGTAGATTTAAAAATCAAACCGGAAGCTGTAGATCCTGAAGATGTAGAAATGCTTGAGGATTTGGTAAAAGCGGCCTTAAACGAAGGATTACGGAAAGCTCAAGAGATGACTAGCAATGAGATGGGTAAATTGACGGGCGGTTTAAAAATCCCCGGATTATTCTAG
- the recR gene encoding recombination mediator RecR, with protein sequence MDFLKYPQPLAELISSLSRLPGIGPKTAGRLAFYLLQQPQVSEDLAKAIVVANRDIRKCSICSNFTDHDPCAICKNMQRDLTALCVVEHPRDVVSLEKTGEFKGIYHVLHGVLSPMDGIGPEQLTINQLLRRLEGIKEVVMAMNPTVEGEATALYLARLLKPMGIKVSRIAHGLPVGGDLEYADEITIARALEGRRDL encoded by the coding sequence ATGGATTTCTTAAAATACCCCCAGCCTTTAGCGGAACTAATTAGCTCCTTATCTCGTTTACCTGGGATTGGACCCAAAACAGCAGGGAGGCTGGCTTTTTACCTTCTTCAACAACCACAAGTTTCGGAGGATCTAGCAAAGGCTATTGTTGTTGCGAACAGGGATATTCGGAAATGTTCGATTTGCTCAAATTTTACTGATCATGATCCTTGCGCAATTTGTAAAAATATGCAAAGAGATCTAACTGCTTTATGTGTCGTCGAGCATCCAAGAGATGTAGTATCGTTAGAAAAAACCGGGGAATTTAAAGGAATTTATCATGTACTCCATGGTGTACTCTCTCCAATGGATGGGATTGGACCGGAGCAATTGACAATTAATCAACTTTTAAGACGTTTAGAAGGAATTAAGGAAGTCGTTATGGCAATGAATCCCACTGTGGAAGGGGAAGCAACCGCTCTGTATTTGGCTCGATTGTTGAAACCAATGGGGATCAAAGTATCACGAATAGCTCACGGGTTACCTGTTGGCGGAGACTTAGAATATGCAGATGAAATAACTATTGCCCGTGCTCTAGAGGGCAGGAGAGATTTATAA